In the Treponema maltophilum ATCC 51939 genome, AATTATATTTGCCCCCCAAGAAGCTAATTCCTTTTCGGTAAATTGATTATATGTTGTGGGTACCAAAACTATCGGCACCTTTTCATACTCCTTTCTAAAACGTTCGCAAAATTCTTTTATATCGTTTCCGTGCTTTTCTTTGCTGTGAATCATAACACCGTCGGCACCGGCTTTTACATAGGCAAAGGCACGCTCCAAGGCTTCATCAACGGAATGGCCTGCTATAAGAGATTCAAGACGGGCTATTATCATAAAGTCCTTTGTAACTTGCGCCTTTTTTCCCTCGGAAATTTTATGACAAAAATCTTCGACATCTGCCAATTCCTGTTTTGCTTCCGTGCCGAAAAGGCTGTTCTTCTTTAAACCAACCTTATCTTCGATTATGATGGCAGAAACGCCGTTACGTTCAAGGGTCCGCACAGTAAAAACAAAGTGCTCGGTTTTTCCCCCAGTGTCCCCATCAAAAATAATAGGCTTGGTAGTACATTCAAGAATATCGGTCAGGCTTTGTAAACGGGTTGTAAGGTCAACAGCTTCTATATCGGGCTTTCCTTTACTGGTAGAGTCTGTCAAGCTGGAAGACCACATTCCGTCATAGCGGTGAACACCGTCATCTTTTTGTACTTCAAGATTTTCTATGATGAGCCCCGAAAGACCGGAATGAGCTTCCATTATGCGGACTATCGGTTTAGCTTCAATAAGCCGCCGTAAGGTTTTCATTCTGATTTCAGGTGTTGTACCTATACTGTGCATATTCGAGGCAAGGGCACTTGAATTAATCCCTTTAGTATACGGAACTTCAATAACCTCGCCGCCCCATTCTTTCATCACTTCGATAACCTCATCCCGAATCTTACTTAAAGAGCCGTTTTTCCAATCGTCACCGTGGATAATAAAATGGGGTTTTATTTTTTTTAAATTGGGGACATATGACCATTCTTCTTGAGGAATTACTTTACTCACACCTTTTATATTCTCCAGAACTTGTTTACGCTGTTCATAAGTGAGATACGGAAGCCTTTTATGGGAAACAATGGCATTGTCGGTCAATAGACCGATTATCAGTTGTCCGTGTTTTGCACCTTCATTGATAATGTTGATAATCCCCGGATGAATAATATCTCCGGTAAGCCCAAGATAAACTTTTTTTTCCATGTTGTTAATTCCTCTACATCTTCTCAAAAATGAATTTACAGAAAGTTTTTATGCGGTTTATAAACGAGGTTTCTATGCGATCACGCAAAAAAAAGACGCTCGGAGCGTTGACGCCGCCGATACCGTACAAAACGATAAAATCATCGTATGCAAAAGCATAAACGAATGACTGCATTTTTTCCGGACGCACGACGGTCATGTTGCCGTACGAAACGCCGCTTGTATTCTTCATTCGGTAAAAAAGTTCGGAGCCGCCGGCAGTCAAATCTATATCGACGTTTATTTTGCCGAAAGGCTCCATAACCAAATCCACATTCATATTGCCGCCGTTTTCCGAAACATCGCTGCGCACAATCGCTGCGCTTGAATATAAATCGTAAAAACGCTGATTCCGTTCCGACCAATACGGAATACCGACATAGCCTTCAATATCGAGCAAAAGCGGTTTGAGTTTTTTAAGTAAATCCTCATTGCCGCTTGCGGGCAGCACTTGAATAACTTCTGCCAAATATGAAGGTTTTAATTTCGTGACGTTTTCGATAAGATATGCCGCTTGCGCCGTTACGGGATTCAGGCAGACATTTTTTGCCTTGCCGATGTTCCGTATGAGGATTTCGCCGTTCGCAAGTTTTTGACTTTCGGCCGCGGTCAAGTTGGAGTTAAACAGCGCTTGCGAAAAGACGGGAAGCGCGGCGGTAAAAAACAGTCCGAAAAACAGGCTGAAAATAAAAAAACGAAGCGTTTTATTTTTTTGCATGCATTCTCCTAAACGAGCAGCGATTCGGCGGAACGCAAAATACCGATTACCGTCGTACAATGCTCTTCAAAATCGGAAAAACCGTCCGTTTGAGCAAAAGCTTCATAGAGGTTTTCATCTGAAAATACAATAACGGCATCGTCGGTTACAAAAAAAGGGGCATTAAAAAACGAATCGCTGTCGGTTTTTATAAAAGCAAGTTTACAAAAACGGCATGCGTAATCGAATAAAAATTCCAAATCATTATCGCCGACCAAAATAAGCTTTTTGCAGCCGCGTTCTGCGGCGGAATGCACAAAATCGCGTATACAGCCCTGATATTCGTTCATAAGGCGCGCGGTATTTTTTAAATAACGCTTCGAACGTACGGCCAATTCTTTCATCCCCTGCGGCGTCAGCACATATTGAATGTTGCGCTTTGAAAGCTTTTTCATATACAGCCAGCCCTTATCCGCAAAGCGGCGTAAAAGTGCATTGGTCATTCCAAGCGATAAATTGCTGTATGCGGCAAGTTCGCGCTGGTTTGCTTCGCTGTTTTTGCTGAGTGCGTGATGTACGTTTGAAAGGAATTGAAGTTCGGAATCCTGTTCCATAAAGGACAATGTTCTTTTTTCGGCACATGCTTTTTCTAAAACACTGCATAAAAATCGTGCCGAAAACGGAAAAGGTAAATGGCGAAGCACTTTACTTTGCCGCCGAAACAGGCTAAAGGGCGCTCCGTCAATTGTTCATGCTGTGAACAATATATCACATCCGCCCGCATATGGCAAGAGGAAACGGACTTTTTTTATGCATATCTTCCGCTAACACGATTTGTATGGTATACTGTTTTCCGGTAGATAAATTTACGGGAGGAAAGCATGGCTGTAGCCGAGGCCGTAAAAGCGAAAATGTCGGGGCGCGCAAATACCGGTATACGCGGTATGTTTGAAACGGGTCTTTTGCTGAAAAAGCGGTTCGGCGCCGAAAACGTATACGATTTCAGTTTGGGAAATCCCGACCTTGAACCGCCGGCTCTTCTTTCGGATACTGTAAAAGGCGTTGCCGCCGATGTTTCGCCCGGCCGCCATGCATACATGCCGAATGCGGGCTTGCAGGACTGCCGGGAAGCCGTAGCGGCGCGGGTTGCAAAAGAGCAGGGAACCGTGCTCGGGGCCGAAAACGTTATTATGAGCTGCGGAGCGGCAGGAGCGCTGAACGTATTTTTAAAGGCCGTTTTAAATCCGCAGGAACGGGTATTGGTTTCCGTTCCTTTTTTTCCCGAATACGCCCACTATGCGGACAACCACGGCGGAGTTCTGATTCCCGTTCCGTGCAAAGCCGATATGTCGCTTAACCTTGCCGCCTTTGAACAAGCGTTTTTTGAAGCCGAAACCGAAGGCAAAGCCGTTGCCGCCGTCATCGTCAATTCCCCGAACAATCCGTCCGGAAAAGTCTACGATGCGCAGTCTGTGGCCGATTTGGCATCGATAATGCGGTCTTACGGCAAAAAAACGGGGAAAAAGCCCTGCCTTATTTGCGACGAACCCTACCGCGATATCGTATACGACGGCGTACAAGTTCCATCCGTTTTTCCTCTATATGACGAAAGCCTTGTCGTCAGTTCCTTTGCAAAGAATTTCAGTTTGCCCGGCGAACGGATCGGCTATATCGCCTTGAATCCGGCTATGGAAAATGTCGGCGAAGTGTTTCAAGCCTGCGCGTTCGCGAACCGCATATTGGGTTTTGTAAACGCCCCCGCGTTTTTTCAACGGGTGATTGTGCGCTCTCAGGGGATTGAAGGCGATTATTCGGCCTATGAAAAAAAACGCCGCTTAATGACCGAAGCCGCATCCGGTGCCGGCTTGGAGTATATAAAGCCCGAAGGCGCTTTTTACCTTTTTTGCAAGGTGCCGGCTCCCGGCGGTAAAGAAGGCGTCGATAACAAAAAGGATTTCGGAGACGACCTTGCCTTTTGCGCGCACTTGCAAAAATTTCGTATACTCTGCGTACCGGGCAGCGTGTTCGGGTGTCCCGGATGGTTCCGCGCGGCCTATTGCACGAATGAAAAAACAATAATAAACTGCAAAGAGCCGCTCAAACAAGCCTGTGCCCAATGGACGGATAAGGGAGGCAATCTGTGAAAATTTTAATGGTAAGCGCGGAAGCGTTTCCCTTTGCAAAAACGGGCGGCCTTGCCGACGCCGTATCCGCTTTGGCCGTC is a window encoding:
- the aepX gene encoding phosphoenolpyruvate mutase, translating into MEKKVYLGLTGDIIHPGIINIINEGAKHGQLIIGLLTDNAIVSHKRLPYLTYEQRKQVLENIKGVSKVIPQEEWSYVPNLKKIKPHFIIHGDDWKNGSLSKIRDEVIEVMKEWGGEVIEVPYTKGINSSALASNMHSIGTTPEIRMKTLRRLIEAKPIVRIMEAHSGLSGLIIENLEVQKDDGVHRYDGMWSSSLTDSTSKGKPDIEAVDLTTRLQSLTDILECTTKPIIFDGDTGGKTEHFVFTVRTLERNGVSAIIIEDKVGLKKNSLFGTEAKQELADVEDFCHKISEGKKAQVTKDFMIIARLESLIAGHSVDEALERAFAYVKAGADGVMIHSKEKHGNDIKEFCERFRKEYEKVPIVLVPTTYNQFTEKELASWGANIIIYANHMLRASYPAMLKAAQTILEAERSLEVNDMCLSIKQILELIPGTK
- a CDS encoding DUF6675 family protein, whose protein sequence is MQKNKTLRFFIFSLFFGLFFTAALPVFSQALFNSNLTAAESQKLANGEILIRNIGKAKNVCLNPVTAQAAYLIENVTKLKPSYLAEVIQVLPASGNEDLLKKLKPLLLDIEGYVGIPYWSERNQRFYDLYSSAAIVRSDVSENGGNMNVDLVMEPFGKINVDIDLTAGGSELFYRMKNTSGVSYGNMTVVRPEKMQSFVYAFAYDDFIVLYGIGGVNAPSVFFLRDRIETSFINRIKTFCKFIFEKM
- a CDS encoding winged helix-turn-helix transcriptional regulator; the encoded protein is MEQDSELQFLSNVHHALSKNSEANQRELAAYSNLSLGMTNALLRRFADKGWLYMKKLSKRNIQYVLTPQGMKELAVRSKRYLKNTARLMNEYQGCIRDFVHSAAERGCKKLILVGDNDLEFLFDYACRFCKLAFIKTDSDSFFNAPFFVTDDAVIVFSDENLYEAFAQTDGFSDFEEHCTTVIGILRSAESLLV
- a CDS encoding pyridoxal phosphate-dependent aminotransferase, which translates into the protein MAVAEAVKAKMSGRANTGIRGMFETGLLLKKRFGAENVYDFSLGNPDLEPPALLSDTVKGVAADVSPGRHAYMPNAGLQDCREAVAARVAKEQGTVLGAENVIMSCGAAGALNVFLKAVLNPQERVLVSVPFFPEYAHYADNHGGVLIPVPCKADMSLNLAAFEQAFFEAETEGKAVAAVIVNSPNNPSGKVYDAQSVADLASIMRSYGKKTGKKPCLICDEPYRDIVYDGVQVPSVFPLYDESLVVSSFAKNFSLPGERIGYIALNPAMENVGEVFQACAFANRILGFVNAPAFFQRVIVRSQGIEGDYSAYEKKRRLMTEAASGAGLEYIKPEGAFYLFCKVPAPGGKEGVDNKKDFGDDLAFCAHLQKFRILCVPGSVFGCPGWFRAAYCTNEKTIINCKEPLKQACAQWTDKGGNL